The sequence CCCAGACGGTGACGATCAAGGGCGCCGCGTCCCGCGCGAAGGCGCGGACCGCGAGGTAGTTGGTCCCGTCCGCCGCGGTCGCCCCGGGCGTGTGGCCCCGGGGTGGCCTGGCGCCCTGACGGTCGGCGCGGGCCCGGTGTGCACCAGGGCGCCAGGGCTTCGCCGCCGTGTCCCCACCGCCGATCGAGGGTCCCGGGTTCGTCCTGGGGCCCTCGTCGGCGTTGGTGCGACGAACCCGCGCCGCCCGCGGATCGCCAGCTTCCTCCCACGACCGACCCCGGATGCGCCAGGATGCAGGGGTAGGCCCTGCGCCTACACGCCGGCCGCCCGAGCGAGCGCCGGCGGTCCGGACGCCGCACCGCGGGCCTCGCGCCCGCGTCGTCGTCCGGGCACCCGGTCCCCGTGGTTCCTGCGCGTGGTTGGACGCCGGTGCCGCGGGGCCTCGGGTGTGCCCGCGGCGAGGTTGACCAACCCGACCAACCGGCCTACGATGCGCCCATGGGCGACGCAGTCAGCATCGGCGAGGCGAAGACGCATCTGTCGCGCTTGATCGCCCGCGTCGAGGCGGGCGAGGAGATCGTGCTCCGCCGGGGCGACACGCCCGTGGCGAAGGTGGTCCGGTACGAGGAGCCGTCGCGCCCGCGAACACCGGGCGCGTTGCGGGGCAGGATCCACACGGCGGACGACTTCGACGAGCCGCTGGACGACTTCGCGCCCTACGCGTCGTGACCGGCCCCGCGCTCCTCGACACGCACGCCGTCCTCTGGTGGCTGTCCGACGACCCGCGCTTGTCGGACACGGCGCGGGTCATCGTGGCCGATGCGAGGCACCCGATGCACGTGAGCGCGGCCAGCCTCTGGGAGATCGCGATCAAGCGGTCCCTCGGCAAGATCGAGGCCCCGGACGACCTGCCCGACGTGGTGCGCGCCGAAGGCCTGACGCTCATGCCGGTCGGTGCGGCGCACGCATGGGCCGTGCGATCGCTGCCCCGGCACCACGGGGACCCGTTCGATCGGCTGCTCGTCGCCCAGGCGCGGATCGAGTCGTTGCCGATCGTCTCGGCCGACGGTCAGCTCGACGCCTACGGGATCGACCGGCGGTGGTGACTAGAACGCGCCGCGGCGACCGAAGACCGCCGGGATGGTCTTCACCAGGATCTGCAGGTCGAGCGACACCGACCAGCGCTCCAGGTACAGGAAGTCCAGGCGCACCATGTCGTCGAACTCCAGGTCAGAGCGGCCCGACACCTGCCACAGGCCGGTCACGCCCGGCAGCACGAGGTAGCGCTTCTTGTGCCACTCCTCCAGCCGGTCGTAGTCGCGCTGGGGCAGGGGGCGCGGGCCGACGAGCGACATCTCGCCGCGCAGCACGTTCAGCAGCTGCGGCAGCTCGTCCAGCGACAGGCGGCGCAGCAGCTTGCCGACGGGGGTGACGCGCGGGTCGTTGCGCATCTTGAAGATCGCCCCGCCCGCCTCGTTCAGCTCCTCGAGCTCGCTCTGGCGGCGGTCCGCATCGGCGTACATCGTGCGGAACTTCAGGCAGTCGAACGGCACGCCGCCGACGCCAGGACGGCGCGAGCGGTAGATGACCGGTCCGGGGCTGGACACCCGGATCGCGACGGCCATCGCCAGCAGCACGGGGCTGAGGAGCACCAGGATGAACGTGCTCATCACCAGGTCGAACGTGCGCTTGATCGCGAAGTCGATGCCCTCGGAGACCGGCGGCTTCAGCTCGAACAGCGGGACGGTCTGGCCCGGCAGGAACTCGGCGCGGTGGACCAGGATCTCCATCGTCGACGGCGCCACCCGCACGTGCACGCCCTGCCGGTGCGCCTGGTCGACGATGTCGAGCGCGAGCTCCTCGGGGAACGCCGGGTCGGTGATGATGACCTCGTCGATCGCCCCCGACGCGAGCAGCGCCGGCAGGTCGTCGGCGGTGCCGAGCGAGGGCGCGTGCTGCGGCGGCGGGGCGTCGGCGTCGAGCGTCAGCACGCCGGTCACGCGGATGGCGGTGTCCACGTCGTCCGCCAGCGCCGACGCGATCGCGTCGGAGTGCTCGGCGGTGCCCACCAGCACGGCCCGCCGCTGCTGGCCGCTCGAGCGCAGCAGGCGCCCCGAGACGATCTCGTACGCCTGCCGCAGCACGGCGATGTAGACGATCCCGACGGCCGCTGAGCCGTAGAAGATGTAGTAGCTGGAGAACTGGTCGCGCTGGCCGTTGATCAGCACGAACACCATCGAGACGACCATCACCTGGAACAGGCCGGTGACGATCCGGCCCAGGCCCTGTCGCTCGTGCCGCCGCCCGTACAGGCCCATGCGGGCGAAGTTCAGGAGCACCACCAGGATGGTGAACGGGGCGATCTCGCGCGCCTGGTGGGCGTGCCACCCGGCGTCGAACGACCCCAGCCACAGCGCCTTCAGCGCCAGGGCGGTGAAGATCGCGGCCCAGACGCTCGCCGCGTCGACGGCCATCAGGCCCAGGACGCGCAGCACCTTGCGCATCGTCTCGACGCGCAGCAGGAAGAGCAGCGCCGGCGGCCGCTTCGCGCGGATGTCGGTCGCGGGGCGCAGCGGACTGACGGAGCCCAGCGTCGGCAGGCCGTCGCGGTCCGCGGCGGACGTGCCGTTCGCCACGAGGGATGGCGCCCCGGCGACGGGGCGCTCGGTGGGCTCCGGGCGGTCGGGGACCGCGTCGGGGCTGGGGCTGGCCTGGCGCACCAACGTCAAAGCGTGTCAGATGGCCCGGGCCGAGGTCGCAGGCCCGCGTGCAGCGGACGCGGCGAGGGACCGGGGAGCGGGCGAGGCGCGCAGCATGCCGGCCGGCGCCGGTCGCTACCGCAGGGCGCCGGCGAGGACCTCGCGGCCGGCCTCGTCGAGCGTCCGCTGCAGCCCCTCGCGCAGGTCGATCGTCGGCTCCCACCCCAGCAGCGCCTTCGCGCGCGTGATGTCGGGGCGACGCTGCTTCGGGTCGTCCTTCGGCAGCGGCTGGTGGATGATCTCGCTCTTCGAGCCCGTCACCTCGATGACGGCCTGCGCCAGCTCGAGCAGCGTGAACTCGCCCGGGTTGCCGATGTTGACCGGGTCGTGCTCCTCGGACTCCGCCAGGGCGATGATGCCGCGGATCAGGTCGTCGGAGTAGCAGAAGGACCGGGTCTGCTCGCCGCTGCCGAAGACGGTGATCGGCTCGTCGAGCAGCGCCTGGCGGAAGAACGTGGGGATCGCGCGGCCGTCGTTGGCCCGCATGCGCGCGCCGTAGGTGTTGAAGATGCGGACGATCGCGGTGTCGACGCCCTGCTGGCGGTGGTA comes from Patulibacter sp. SYSU D01012 and encodes:
- a CDS encoding type II toxin-antitoxin system Phd/YefM family antitoxin yields the protein MGDAVSIGEAKTHLSRLIARVEAGEEIVLRRGDTPVAKVVRYEEPSRPRTPGALRGRIHTADDFDEPLDDFAPYAS
- a CDS encoding type II toxin-antitoxin system VapC family toxin, which codes for MTGPALLDTHAVLWWLSDDPRLSDTARVIVADARHPMHVSAASLWEIAIKRSLGKIEAPDDLPDVVRAEGLTLMPVGAAHAWAVRSLPRHHGDPFDRLLVAQARIESLPIVSADGQLDAYGIDRRW
- a CDS encoding sugar transferase, giving the protein MRQASPSPDAVPDRPEPTERPVAGAPSLVANGTSAADRDGLPTLGSVSPLRPATDIRAKRPPALLFLLRVETMRKVLRVLGLMAVDAASVWAAIFTALALKALWLGSFDAGWHAHQAREIAPFTILVVLLNFARMGLYGRRHERQGLGRIVTGLFQVMVVSMVFVLINGQRDQFSSYYIFYGSAAVGIVYIAVLRQAYEIVSGRLLRSSGQQRRAVLVGTAEHSDAIASALADDVDTAIRVTGVLTLDADAPPPQHAPSLGTADDLPALLASGAIDEVIITDPAFPEELALDIVDQAHRQGVHVRVAPSTMEILVHRAEFLPGQTVPLFELKPPVSEGIDFAIKRTFDLVMSTFILVLLSPVLLAMAVAIRVSSPGPVIYRSRRPGVGGVPFDCLKFRTMYADADRRQSELEELNEAGGAIFKMRNDPRVTPVGKLLRRLSLDELPQLLNVLRGEMSLVGPRPLPQRDYDRLEEWHKKRYLVLPGVTGLWQVSGRSDLEFDDMVRLDFLYLERWSVSLDLQILVKTIPAVFGRRGAF
- a CDS encoding UDP-glucuronic acid decarboxylase family protein, giving the protein MATCLVTGGAGFLGSHLCDELLGRGNRVICVDNLETGSLRNIEHIRHSRFEFRQLDIVEPYYVDEPVDVVYHAASPASPIDYLRLPLHTLKVGSYGTHHTLGLAKKHRARFLLFSTSEVYGDPQVHPQEESYWGHVNPIGPRGVYDEAKRYAEALTMAYHRQQGVDTAIVRIFNTYGARMRANDGRAIPTFFRQALLDEPITVFGSGEQTRSFCYSDDLIRGIIALAESEEHDPVNIGNPGEFTLLELAQAVIEVTGSKSEIIHQPLPKDDPKQRRPDITRAKALLGWEPTIDLREGLQRTLDEAGREVLAGALR